One window from the genome of Pempheris klunzingeri isolate RE-2024b chromosome 7, fPemKlu1.hap1, whole genome shotgun sequence encodes:
- the htra4 gene encoding serine protease HTRA1 — MMKLVAYFALLTSAVHAGPLRKAHSCPQVCAASRCPAPPPACYYGQVRDGCGCCVVCAAGEGEVCGEQGGGLSCGDGLQCDSVPRKREGGHSSCVCASSGPVCGSDGRTYPSICRLRAENRRAELGETPPVILIQRGWCDSGSLHPGSMRYKFNFIADVVDKIVPAVVHLELFQREQVPVSSGSGFIVSEDGWIVTNAHVLTNKQHIKVELKSGLQYDATVKDVDQRMDIALIKIEPDTPLPVLRLGQSSDLRPGEFVVAVGSPFSLQNTVTTGIISTARRHGVELGFQDSDMDYIQTDAIINYGNSGGPLVNLDGDVVGINTLKVTAGISFAIPADRIRQFLAESYDRQVKGNTGQKKKYIGVRMLQLSPSLIQELKQNEGEFPDVSSGVYIHEVMPGTAASSAGMIDHDVIVGINGRPVHTMQEVSEAVQSGAALSLLVRRKDKDITLTIIPEEMD; from the exons ATGATGAAGTTGGTGGCTTACTTCGCCCTCCTCACCTCCGCAGTCCACGCAGGTCCGCTGAGAAAAGCGCACAGCTGCCCGCAGGTGTGCGCAGCCTCCCGGTGCCCTGCGCCGCCGCCGGCCTGCTACTACGGCCAGGTGAGGGACGGGTGCGGCTGCTGCGTGGTGTGCGCGGCCGGAGAGGGTGAAGTCTGCGGGGAGCAGGGCGGCGGGCTCTCCTGCGGGGACGGGCTGCAGTGTGACTCCGTTCCGCGGAAGCGCGAGGGGGGGCACAGCTCCTGCGTGTGCGCCTCCTCCGGCCCGGTGTGCGGCAGTGACGGCAGGACTTACCCCAGCATCTGTCGCCTGAGAGCCGAGAACAGGAGGGCAGAGCTGGGGGAGACCCCCCCGGTCATTTTGATCCAGAGGGGGTGGTGCGATTCAG GATCACTCCATCCAGGAAGCATGCGCTACAAGTTCAACTTCATTGCAGACGTGGTGGATAAGATAGTCCCAGCCGTGGTGCATCTGGAGCTTTTCCAAAG AGAGCAGGTTCCTGTGTCGAGTGGCTCTGGCTTTATAGTGTCAGAGGACGGCTGGATCGTCACCAATGCTCACGTACTCACCAACAAGCAGCACATCAAAGTAGAGCTGAAAAGCGGCTTGCAGTATGACGCTACAGTCAAGGACGTGGACCAGAGAATGGACATCGCTCTCATCAAAATCGAACCAGAT ACTCCACTGCCTGTGCTTCGTCTCGGCCAGTCCTCAGACCTGCGCCCCGGTGAGTTTGTGGTGGCGGTGGGGAGCCCCTTCTCCCTGCAGAACACCGTCACCACGGGCATCATCAGCACCGCTCGGCGCCACGGCGTGGAGCTGGGCTTCCAGGACTCTGACATGGACTACATCCAAACAGACGCCATCATCAAC TATGGCAATTCTGGCGGACCGCTTGTCAACTTG GATGGAGATGTCGTAGGCATAAATACCCTGAAAGTAACAGCGGGAATCTCTTTCGCCATTCCAGCGGACAGAATTCGACAGTTCCTCGCTGAATCCTACGACAGACAAGTCAAAG GAAATACagggcaaaaaaagaaatacatcgGCGTCCGGATGCTGCAGCTCTCACCGTC TTTGATCCAAGAGCTCAAGCAGAATGAGGGCGAATTTCCAGATGTGAGCTCGGGGGTTTACATTCACGAGGTTATGCCCGGAACAGCTGCATCCAG cGCTGGCATGATTGATCATGACGTCATCGTCGGCATCAACGGCCGGCCCGTTCACACCATGCAGGAAGTGAGCGAAGCCGTCCAGAGCGGCGCGGCGCTGTCGCTGCTGGTGAGACGTAAGGACAAGGACATCACGCTGACTATCATTCCTGAAGAGATGGACTGA